CAACGGAGGTCCAACCTTACCGTCTGCCGCCGGATCGTATTCAGCGATGAGGATTTTCGAATTGGAATGAACCAGCTCGAAGATACTTTTAAGGACATCTCTTGGTGAATCCGTGTGATGAAGAACATCCGTGACAAAGGCGACATCAGGCTGTGGGATGTCGGTTAAGCCATGCTCTGCATCGGCCAGTCGCACTTGGACATTGTCCAACTTTTTTAACCCGATTTGCAAGAACTCAATTGCTTGAGGAGATTTCTCAATGGCGTAGACCTTCCCCGGTTTACCGACGACCTTGGCATATTCCCTCGTAAACACTCCTGGTCCTGGTCCGATGTCCACGACAATCATTCCTGGAGCCAGGTTGGTCAGTTCAATCCATTGAGGCGCGAGAGAGACTCGCTCCAA
The Alicyclobacillus curvatus genome window above contains:
- a CDS encoding class I SAM-dependent methyltransferase; protein product: MFTKDLSFIGWDEVKRRQLERVSLAPQWIELTNLAPGMIVVDIGPGPGVFTREYAKVVGKPGKVYAIEKSPQAIEFLQIGLKKLDNVQVRLADAEHGLTDIPQPDVAFVTDVLHHTDSPRDVLKSIFELVHSNSKILIAEYDPAADGKVGPPLEHRLDANVLFELATEVGFTVESTETQDHEHYYLLLRPAKL